The Neurospora crassa OR74A linkage group V, whole genome shotgun sequence sequence tattaatttgacGAATGTAAATAAGAATAGTGAggataatagttatagtagtaatttacttaggagaaatagtaaaaataaaaatagggaattaataataattaataaagataataataaaaatagaaattaagaTATAAAAGGTCGggatagtaggtataaagggGATAGCGATAttgaaataataaattcggtttaggtttaattctattttaataaagtattagaggatagaaataatatttttatttaagaataatatatatatttagtattaaggtaaacgttaaattaatttaattaatactcctttttatttataaacgccttaggttatattactaatatatttttagtaggCTAGTAGCCCTTAAAGggatttaaaaatacttacttagtatttaatttactaaaggctactttttattactaaattaaatattagaattaattattttccaactcttctttacttacatctatatatttctattcccCTAAACCtctttatataccttcccGGGGGCTATAtccttatagaatttaattaaactccCCTCCCAATTATAATTCcttttaaccttattagatttcttcgtatatttattatactaacgctacctctactactactgtactattactatatagggaagtatacttttattttatacctttattattttcctatagggaattatacttttattattttcctatagggaattatattttcattattttcctatagggaattatacttttattattttcctatagggaattataccttcattattttcctataaggaattatacctttattattttcctatagggaattatacttttattattttcctatagggaattataccttcattattttcctataaggaattatactttaaatgaaaatataattaaaactttcgttataggaaatatttattaatagttttatatatatagatttaagTAGAAGAtaagtaagtaatattattaccgaGGAAGTTATACTTTATTTgcaaaataaattataaaattctatttatacaaaaaaattactattaagcgTTGTATATCCCTCTATTAAGTTATATAGCAACCTTATTTAtgtaaagttatatatattaaatttatcctTTAAAGGAAAAAATGAAGaatagaaaagaaatttaagaaaaaaggaattaaaaAGGGGTAGTTCGAATTAATAGCCTctcaaaaaaaaagtatatataaatattaattatattacaatattgaattttatatataagcgttatataggtttatataaaaatttatataataatactaataagaaaaaaaacttaaattatataataaattagcgAATAAGTTTGGACTTCCTCGGATTTATTAGGGttttattcgaaattaattagtaaattaacgGATTTTATTAGATATTTTACCCCTTTTTATAgataataggtataggataatataaattgtataattatgtatatatttattaatataggaggaATAactttaatcctttttttagaattttttttatctgattattctttaattatttaaatatttattactttaccGCCGTtaccttactactattataaaatctattaaaggtaattaataatttattttataaaatagcgcttatttactataaatttatagcctttaatgtatataaggaatatttaaatagtaattagaaatttattaaacctaaGGATAAAGGTAAGCGTTAGGCTATAGTACCCCCTTTagaggttaataaatatataaatatagggattaattattaatttatccttaaattatccctattaatttctatagagcgtatatataatcgcccttagtaaaatcttctactattagaaggagCCTAAGCcggattattatagtatagatatttagtataattttaatataaataaaatttgaaaattattaaaattaatataaaagttaatatttaattatattagattgTATTTACaacctatagtaatttaattaggtatttaaagGGTATTTACAATATTCCTAAAGAATATCTACCGGACattttaattagaggtattaaaattaaagtttatataattactattaatatataatttaacgcTACAAAAtctcaatataattaaactaattataaataaatttaggatagtataaggatttaataatttctataaccttaaattaaactataattatccttatttttaataggactttatacttaattattcttaagaaatataaggtaataaattTCGATAGagaattaaacttaattatttaggcTAAAAACGccctttaaacctatatatcGGACTcgcctttaatttaaaataaataataggaggataaataagaaatataataggagaAGTAGCCAGAGGataaatagtaggaggaTAAATAGGAGAAATAGTAGAAGGAGAAGTAGTAGGAagataaataatagaaggataaataggaaatatattaggagaaGTAGTAAGAGGataaatagtaggaggataagtaggaaatatagtaggagAAATAgtaagaagataaagaaaattcggatttaatagatttataattaaaatttaaagatagaggggtataaaagaattagtaaaataataaggcggaggaagaggtggatAATCTTATATAAACGCCCTTTTAGaagaataggaatataaatttcctaattatacttctaatatatctctaatatattactaataattcttaaattaatattcaataaataaagaagatatatAAGCaacgctataatatatattcttctactttatttatttatatactatataaagcggttaaatataattataaatttttaaagtatattttatagaacttatactaattataaatttattataagcccTCCCcctatctattataataataatagtaaaggccggagctatattatttaggacgAATTTTATTACAATACGGGTAAGCCTACGGAGATTATAATTTCTTcatttaaagtttaaatttaataattataattaaaatattaaaattaataatagtagggataattaaaataaattagagatAAGTTAAGGATAAATTAGATTACCTTTGGGCTATTTAATccttaactatatttatagcgccCTATTAGTATTGGGTTTTTTTATAGATAAATTATTTCTCTATAAGGAAAGTCTTTTACAAGCAATTAGGGATCTTTCTCCGCGGGGAAATttttgtatatatattattctctgtataggtaaatatattaatagtattaaattcaatttcgtctataatagtattattaaagcgttaaataaaaggagacTATAGGCCTTATAAGGAGAAATAATCCTATTTAATGTTGCTATTGAAGTGACTTTGTGCGAATACGTTTTGTAGTAACTAtgttaattttttattttggTAGGTCGAATCgattttctatataaatatacggaCCACTGGGTTAGGAAGCTTTAGGTATGGGGTCGGGTCATCTGACCACTCACTCTAACGATATCCACTTATATGAAAAGGGAGACCCCGAACAATTATCCCTTCAGTTGAACGGACTCGCCCTTTGCTATTCATATTCAGTGTGTCCTTGTCTCTCGTCGGTTTATACTCATTTGAAACCTTTTGCCCGTCAATATTCCAGCGTCAGTCGCATTACTGTATATACATATTTCTGAAAGCGCTCTTCACTCACCATGGATGAAATCAACCCCCTTCCCGGCAACTACCATCAAGCTCTCAAGCTTATCGACGAGGCACACGCCCAGGATCCGAGATCGGTCGAGAGGAAGTCCGGTTCCGTGCCGTTTGAGCTCGATTATGCCCAGCATATGACACGCTGGCTGGCGGTCAGGGAACCTAGAGCGTCGCCCGTTTTGCAACTTGCATGCCGGGCTCAGCATTTCCGAAGGTTCGCGTTGATCGACTTTCCATGTTTGTTGAAATGAACCTCTTTCTCACACATGCCAAACACAGATGGGAAATCCCGCGAAGCAGCTATCCCATGACTCGGCCCGGATATCTCACCTGGCGCGCCAAGCTCAAGTCCCAAGCGGCAAAGCAGGTGGCCGAGCTGCTCGCGGACGCTTCCATCCAGCCTCCGCTGAGCCAGGAGGAGATCGACCGGGTGGCCGCCCTGGTAAGGAAAGAGGATCTCAAGACCGATAGCGACACTCAGGTCCTTGAGGACGTCGCATGCCTAGTATTCCTGGACGAGCAGTTTGAAGATTTTGAGAAGCGGGCGGACATTGACgaggagaagatggtggGCATCTTGAGGAAGACATGGGGCAAGATGAGTCCGTCTGGACATGCGCTGGCCCTCCAGATGCACTTGAGCGAACGGGCTAAGATCCTGATCGAAAAGGCTTTGGGTGTTTAGAAGTGAAATTTACATGTCGaatgaaagaggaaggaataaCTTCAAGTCGAATTCGGCGTTCAAACAGTGTAAAAACGTTTGACATCGCATATGATGTCTGCAAAATGCAGAGAAGCGCTTGTATGGTAGCGCTACAGGTAATgtagggagggggaggaccCTTTTCAATAGGGTGATGATGGCCTGTATGGTAAGAATCCCAGTACCGCTTTCACGACTCGGCGCCTAACTACATTTCATCGTTACAAAAGAAGCGTTGAAACCCGAAAAGACCACAATACTTTTTAACTGATATTCCGTTGTGCTCAATGCATTCAGTGCTTAGGTTGATACAGCACGCAACTGGCTTCAGGTGGCATGGCATCATCGTCACGGCAGAGAGTGCCACTGCAGAGCCCTAAACAGATGACCCACTTCCCCAGTGCCCCTGCCGGCCCGGACAACCCCACTCCCGTCCCGCCTCCATTCCGGGGCGGGGGACTGATGGTGGATCCCCGCCTGGTCCAAGTCTCAACCGTTTTAAGGTGTCTTCAGAGCTCGGGGCCACTTCCCCCGAGTTCATTCTGGCTATTCTCTTGTGTCACGGTATGTCACAGCTTTGGACCGATTGCTGATCAGCAACTTCTTTTTCGTTGTGCTGCTTGTAAGACCCGATGCCCAATTGTCTGTCTTTTTAAACTGGCTGATAACccatcccttcctcccccatCGTGTCtgcaacatcaccatcacgaCCACCATTCAAAATGACAAAccccccaacaacaaccatgaaaaccaccacctccacgaCAGACCCTTCCCTCCAGCCCTCCCAACCCCCCCTCCACACCCTCCTCTCAACCCACGACTtcctctccgccgccgcttcaTCCTTTCCCCCCAAAACCCACGCCTTCGTCACCTCGGCCGCCACCGACTGCCACACCCACCGCTCCAACTCGCACACTTACTCCCTCATCACCCTGCGGCCCCGCATCCTCCACGACGTTTCTCGCGTCTCCATTTCCACTCGCATCCTCGACCACCTTGTCTCCTCTCCCATCTTCGCAGCCGCCACCTCTTTGGGAACCACCGTTCACCCTGATGGCGAAAAGGCGATCGGAAGGGCTTGTAAAAAGCTGGGGGTGGGCATGACGATCAGTACCAGCGCTAGTTTTTCCGTGGGTGAAATCGCGAGGGCTGTAGAGGACTGTGAGACTGTCActgagagaaaagaaaaagaagaaaaagaagaaaaagaagaaaaagcaatTCCACCATTGTGGTTCCAGCTTTATGTGGACAAAGACCGGAGCAAATCCGAAAAGCTGCTAAAGCAGGCGGTGGACGCGGGGGTGAAAGCCGTGTTTTTGACTGTTGACGCGCCGGTGCCGGGGAAAAGGGAGGCGGATGAGAGGATTTCGGCGGAGGAAGCGGTAGGGCTGTCTTCTTCAGGGGTGCCGATGACGGGAGAGAAGGCGGAGAATGACCAGTCCGGAGGCGGGCTGGGGAGGATCACAGGAAAGTTTCTGGATGCTAGTGTCTCATGGGGAGATATTGCTTGGTTGAGGAGGTGTTTACCAGAGGAGGTGAAGATTGTGTTGAAGGGCGTGCAAACGGCTGCGGATGCGGTCAGGGCCATGGAGGCGGGCGTAGAGGGAATCGTGGTGTCGAATCATGGGGGGAGGAGCTTGGATACGGCGCCAGCGACGATTTTGGTATTGCTGGAGTTGCAAAGGTGTTGTCCGCAGGTTTTTGACAAGATGGAGGTGTTGGTTGATGGAGGGGTGACGCGCGGTACGGATGTTTTCAAGGCCTTGTGTTTGGGCGCCAGTGGAGTGGGGATTGGGAGGGGGATCTTGTATGGACTTGGAtatggggaggaaggggtgagGAGATATGTGCAGATATTAAATGATGAGTTGgagacgacgatgaagatgtGTGGGATTACGAGTCTGGATCAGGTGCATCCGGGGTTGCTTAACACGAGGGCGGTTGATCAACTTGTGCCAGAGACGGTTGAGGAGGAACATCCATATGCCAAATGGAGGCCATCGCTGAGGAAGAAGGTAAGTTGAGGGGTGTTGAGGTAAGCCTGTAGGTGCAATTATGGATAGCGTTCACGAGAGCATGCACATTGAATTACATCCAGTTGAAGAGACTTAAATTCAAATACCCGTCAATTTGACCTCTCTTCATCCAGCAACCTTTTGCACCTTTCGGCGTTATTTCAAGGATGCCACACTAACCGCTCTGTTGAAACTGCATGTCAACATCAAGCGGTTTGGACCCTCCAGGTGTGACTTGATTGGGTCTCAATCCGGGTATCCAAGATCAGTGATGTGTCCCTGACTTCCGGTGCACCAACTATCACCATGTGCTTgggaaatatagtagggtcATATCAAGTAGAACATACAAGTGTGCTACTTTTCCAAGGTCCAGGCGCGATTGGAAAGCCCTTGCCTTGCGCAGTGCCTTAGATGAAGGGTATCGTTTCCCCCCTTCATATCTCGGGCCGTGatacagaaaaaaaaaacataaaaaaacatacaacaccagggattcgctggtcgtcaccgacccaactactagtctggccctcactggcttatctatgggagagcggacgggatcccgagttttccagtgggtatggtcgtatgtgtcTATTCCAATGCAAAGGATAGCTTATAGGCGACAGTTATTGTTTCTTCCCGCCCTGTCTCTCCTTCCTGAATGCACCTTTCGGCGCTATTCCAAAGATGCCACACTGATCGCTTGGTTGCAATTACATCATTTTTCCAAGTGACTTTTATTTTCGTGCCAGCAGTGAGCTACATGGCCCAGTTATGCATTTGTTTACTTTCCTCAGGGGCTTGCTAGTCGCAACTTGCCCGCCCTCATTGGATGATGGCATTCCCAACTCCACTGGACAATGCTATGGCAGTGAATCATAAGCTAGCTGCACTAACAAAAACTTCATTAATGGTTGCGTGGCCCAGTGGTTAAGGCATCTGCTTTACAAACGATAACGCAGAGGATCGCAGGTTCGAGCCCTGCCGCGATCATTCTTTTTGTATTTTTTTCCTACATTacttttttggttttttttttcattgtTGGTCTTGCTTGTCTAATTGTTGAGATTTACAAAATATCTGTTGTTTCTCCACGTATCTTGGTAtttctttttgctttttaGTAAAGTCGGATGCTTCTAAATTGCAGATGTCATCAGTTTCTTTTTCCTGCCTCAGAATGTTAACGTATTTGCAACAACACAGCATGTATAAGTTAATAGGTGTTTTCAGCATCGGTCGCAAGATGAATCATTTTCATTTGCCATACTCCTGACATTTGCTATTGTAATGTGTTACAAGGTTTGACGTATTGTGTAAACATTGCTAACACACGCTCTCCTTCACACAGGCGTGACGGGTTGACCATTTTCATCATGGCCTTCGAATTCCTGCTCGCTTAATTTCTGCCTATTTCTAACCCCTTGGCTATTCTCAACCAAAGGCAGGAATGCAAATTGAAATGTTCAAGTCACGAACCTGCGTCTACAAACGATTCGCATTCTGCCGTTCTCAGTTCCCATCCGGGGCCATCTGTCGTTAATGCTAAGGATACTAACCCAAGTCCATCGTATCCCAGTTCCCGAAATCCGTCGTGAAGTCTCCTGTCCCCAAGCCGCTAAAGATATCATCACCACTCAGGTCTCCTCCCGCGCCACCGCTGCCACTGCCTCCACCGCCAGCGccgccagctcctcctcctcctcctccaccattcCCAGCCGAGGCACctgcacctcctcctcccgcagaaccaccaccttgaccacccgtcccaacaccacctcccATTCCGCCTCCAGTATTCGTATTGACCGTCAACCCACCCATGTTCCCCATACCCATGTTCCCCATACCCATATCCCCCATCCCACTTATATCAATGCCACCCGCACCTCCCACATCCAACCCACCCATACCCGTAGCATCCAAACTCATCGCGTCCatcggatgatgatgatcactACCCGAAACCTGCACCGCCGCAGCGTTCATCATGGAATCGCCCATAGCATCGCCAGCCACCACCCCCAGCGCGCTCAACTCCGGCTGCAGCATCgtttgctgatgatgatgatgatgatgctgcgcgggcggcggaggtgggGGAGGTAGGGCCATCTGCGCCTCGACGCGACGATGCAGGCGCACGACCGTTTCGGCCATTAGGGGGTCTGATTTCTGAATTTTCTTAAATTCTTCCGCTTCGAATTTGAGAGCTTCGCGTAGGGTGATTCTCCGCTGCtttttggtgatggtgtggtTCGcagcatctcctcctcctcgggcagAGGAGGGGTCGTTGTCGTCCGTTACGGGGGTATTGTGGACGTCGGGAGCACAGATGATGGCTGTGACGACGTCGTAGGCGACGGAGCCGTTGCCGGCTTCTGTTTGCGTTTTCAGCTCCTTAAGCAGGGCAGAGAGGAGACGTTTTGCGCCGCAGATCTGGAGGGCGACAAGAACCTGGCGGTGGGTGTAAGTGGCCGGCACGCCGTTACCGGGCGAGTGCTGAGCCCACTGGACCAGATTTTGGACGGTGTGGCGGATGGCGCCGTAGAGACCCCCGACGGACCCGGAACCATTGTGATGTGTGCCAGTCCAATTCTCCAGCTCGCTGTGGTCGGCGCCACCGGTGCGGCTGGACACGGCCAGATTTTCTTTGAGAGCGCGCAAAAGGGGTTCGACCTCTTGTGATGCGGGAACCTGGCGCTGATAGGAGCGGAGTGAGAGTTCCAGGGGTTTGGCGACAATGTTCAGGACCGATGAGAGCATGGTAGATGCTTCATTGGATATTGAATTTGGACGCAAAATGAGTTGAAGAATCTTGATGACCGCTCCTTGACCGGGTTGCTTATCAGTCCGTAGGTTGTTTGCAAGGAACAAAAGTGCTGGCACTAGTGAGGGCAATAATAGGGTATCCAAGAG is a genomic window containing:
- a CDS encoding glutamyl-tRNA synthetase produces the protein MDEINPLPGNYHQALKLIDEAHAQDPRSVERKSGSVPFELDYAQHMTRWLAVREPRASPVLQLACRAQHFRRWEIPRSSYPMTRPGYLTWRAKLKSQAAKQVAELLADASIQPPLSQEEIDRVAALVRKEDLKTDSDTQVLEDVACLVFLDEQFEDFEKRADIDEEKMVGILRKTWGKMSPSGHALALQMHLSERAKILIEKALGV